The segment aataagttactGTAAGGTACTTAATGCAACCAAATCCATCAAAagaaaaagctacatttttCAAACATCTTTCCTCCTCAGCATCTCAAAGATATAATCCCACATTTGAATTTGAAAAGAGAAAGTAAAATGTTCCTATTCCTAGGTGGATATTATTAAAGTACAAAATCATGTGCTAATTTGATTTCAGCAAATTCACTCTTTATTAATCAGTCAGCTACAGTATCTTCTTACCTGCCACAAGTCGAGTCCAATCACACCGAAGCTGTCGTATTTATAGATCTCAGAGTCGGCTGTGTACTCCGGGTTGTCAATCTCAGGGTGGATCCATATGCCCTTGTAGGCAGGATTGTCGATCTCTCTGGGTTTCCACTCACCCTATTAACACCAAGACAGTGTAGTTAAAGTCAGAGGAATCTAACAAGCAAAATAAATCTGCTGATTCAGACGTTTAtttggaataaataaaagtgcttttttttaatataaaaaatgactcaaattgattaatcgattatcaaaatagttgaagattaatttaacagttgataactaatcgattcatctttgcagctctagtggacattattttaagtaaataaagtaaatattttTTAGCACAATTACAACCCAAACTTTGTCCAAAATCACTCCCTTATttaaaaactcaaacaaaatggCATTAATGTAGAATACTAAGTAGCAAAGAGGGAGTTATTTTCGTAATAGTGTAACCTATTGACAGGACATTGTATATTAAGTGTTCTAATTATTTGCTGTTACCTTGTACTCAGGGTTAGCAACCATAGGAGGCTCCCACTCTCCGTCCATCTCTTCATCCCAGTCATCAGGCTTTTTAGCATCAGGATCTGGGATGTTCTCAGCCTTGTCCCAGTCCTACCAAAGAGATACAGGTTTAGAAGACATGACTTCATGAAGGTATatcaaagacattttaaaaagacataTGGGTTTCATACAAATGTAATGAATGCTGTCTTAtaagcaaaaaaataataatgtatcaGTAGGACAAATATCTCCAAAAGGATTATTACAAAATATGGACAAACAGATTTTTAGAGTGGCTCGAGCAGACTGACCTCTGGTTTATTATCATCGGGGTCGGGAATCCTCTCCCGGTCATCCCAGTCCTCTGGCTTTTTGGCTTCAGGGTCCTTAATCTTTTTGGGAGGCAGGAAGTCCCAGTCATCCTCCAGATTGCCAGACTCAACCTTCTTATTGTCGATCTTGACCTCGTAAGTGTTGTCAGGGTTGACTATCAGTGTGTACAAGTGGGAGTACTCATCATCCTGCAAggaataaaataattgttagaaGCTATTGTAATTGCATTATATTCATAAGTGATTTACATCTAACATgttaaaaatgcaaaacatgttCCACTTTCAACATCTCCTTGCTGGTTTGGTTTTATGGTGAGAAGAACAATAGCAATGTTGTTATTACAAAATGCTGATGAATTGGAACACACTTTGAGACCAATGGGAATTAGAAAAAACTTGCCATTTCCCCaagtaaatataaaaacaagaaCCATTTATTGATATCTCACCTTGCATCTGATGTCCTTGTTAATCAGATGGTTCTTGCCTTTGTAGTTGAATATGACATGAACCTTCTTTGTGCCAGGGCCACAAATGTCAGGACCTGAACAAGCCAaccaaaaaaggaaagaaaaatggTAAAAGTTAACATTGGAAACAAAGGCGTAAGAGATAAAgaatatataaaatgaaaaacattcaATACACTTGAATCGCGGGTGTTTAATTTATGCGTATTTGTCTGTGTATACTGTACAACGAAATCAAGAGCTGTCAAAGTCTGGTGAAACATAACGAGAAGAAAAATGCCCCCACACAGATCTTCCAAAATTGTCAAGGTGACTTCAAATGACTTGTACTCTTATCACTGTAAGAATATACCTGAGAGACAAAGTCCTTTGACCCACAGTTGAAACTATATGAACTCACCGAACATGATGTTGTAGACCGAGTCTCCGTGCATGTCCTCCTGGTTGAGGCCAGAGGGAAACAGTTTAACGTAGCCTCCCCCACAGTCAATGCTCTGCTCATGTTTCACAGTGAACTGGATAACCAGAGGCTGCCCCTGGTTGCTGAAGTCATCAAAACGGGATGACGAGGCGTAGAAGCGGGCGTCCTGGCTCGTCTGCAGACCTgtggcaatatatatatatatatttttagtgcAATGTATCTGTATTAAGGGAAGCTACAGCATTAAGTATAATTTATTCATGTGGTTTCTATTAAATTGTTCAGATTATCTTAAATTAGTGAATTCTAACAAGTATCTTCTCAAGTTGTACAGCAGAGAGACAGCCTGTTGTGATGATGTCCTGTAGAGACAAATCCTGGATCAGATCCACAGAGAGTTAATAATGGAACAACTCTGAGACACTCTGACACCACCCACGATGATTTCACTGGGCATACATCCCATTTAGAGTCGGGTGTGTAGATTTTGACTTTACTTCTAAAACTTACTGCAATAACTTCTGGTAAGGGATAAAGATTGTCGCTGCATTGTGCCACTACAAGCAAATGTCACATGAACAAATAAAGAATTAAGAGAAATTGTTCTTTTAAAAGAGACAGCCAAAACTTAAATGAATCCCAAGCAAGCACCATATAAGTCTCAGTCAAATCTCCTCAACATAGACCACAGAAAAACAAGGGATACGCACCCTTATTCTATAAAACACACCCAAAACAATGTGGGAGTTAACCATCTTGCACAGATCCAGAGTGGGTGAATACAATTTAACTTTTCAACTTACCTTTGTCTTTCTCTGCATCTCCATAGAACTTCCCTGCACTCAGGACCAAGTTGCCGTAGTCGGACTTGTGCTTGGATTCCACCCAGCGACTCTTCCAGGCTTCTGCACAAACAAGTGTAGGTTCAGCTGCACAGCGGTCACTGTGAACACACTCACAAGCTGCTGAGCCACCACTGATGATGCATCGGTGCAGTGGGAAGGTGTTACGCTGCAGGAGCATGCTTTAGGTGACCGCCTTCACTATCTACAAGGTGTTTTGTTATGAGGCTGGTGATGAAAGGAGACAGCTAGATAAGGGGAACACTGAATGACCAGGGGAGAGCTGTGCAGGAGGGGGGATGGGGAGACAGACAAGGTTTGATGAGGGGGGTGTAAAATGGAGAGGACgaagaggaagggaggggagaATGGTACAAAAGATGAATTGTACCCATGTAGACTAAATGCATCTCAAACTTAGCGGGAAGGAGACAATGCAccacatacattttaaaattgtgaGCTGCCATGTCAAACATAATTCCAACCAGCCAACATGAAGAATAGACACCGGGTTTCATGTAGATTCAATATTGTAATATctgaaatataatatatagtttcaAAGAAATCACAACCaaacataaatgtaaaaataatgtaGATATAACTGAAGAAATAAAAGGACCTCACCCCCATCTTCAAATTGCTCTCGAAAAAAGACAGTGGACTCAGCCAGCACAGATGCTGCCGACACAGCCATCAAAAGCAGCGACAGGGCTGTCATTGTGACAAATTGAAGCACCCCGCCAAATAACAAAAACGACTATAATTACAAATAAGTCTATATAATCTGTGTACACCGTACAGCAGGCGTTGTTAGTCGGCCCAGTCTATCATACAGTAATGTTAAAGTCAAAGACGCTGCCACTGGTCTTTTCGGCTCAGAACAGATGTCTGATACTGATTGGACGTCGTCTCCGAACCTCAATAAGGAAGAGTTACTCCTCTCGGCCAATCGGAGGAGAGACTATCCGGACGGGTAATTGCTGTAGCCAATGGGAGCAGACCACGCGTTTGCTTGATACACGCCCAAGGAAGAGTGATGATGCGCTGTAGGTGAATCATATGTTTGGAGGAAAATCACAATACACATGGTTTAATCAATGTAAAATCAGTAATATAGCAGCTCTTTATTCTATCCGAAGTCCGACTAAATGTAATAATTTGACATATACTGCCAGACATCTTTTGATCATTTTGCTTTGAGTAAcaatttttctgtttgttttttttccacaaaaacaattCAATAAACTACTTACTAATAATTTACTAATAACCTTTATACCTTTACTCCAAATGACACATCTATAAGTTGTACATGATTGGCTTCCAAGCTAGTTGTAATGTCACACATGATGTTCTTATGTTAAACTCCAATATAAAGGGAGCACAGAAAAACGTTCCCCCTTTAGcagatgaatgtgaaaacaACCTAGTGTTAAACTCTGCGCATGCATTATTCGGCACAGTTAAACTCAATTTGTTGTAGAATTTTGGAGAGCCAATTAACTCGGAGATTGAAGAAGTTTCAGGATATATTGACGCTTGATCGGGGAGAATCAGAACTAAGCGGTAAAGGTCAACCACTGTGTAGCGTTGAGTAATGCAACCCCAACTCTGTCCCTTTTCCTGTATTCCTGGAGGACTGTTTAAAGTCACGCTAGACATACAAGATGTGGAAAGATGCTATTGGATCAATTACAACTATTCTTACCTAAGTAGTGACAAGTCACCTTGTATGTACCCCAGATCACATTTATCTGTGACCGTCTATGTCAAAAAGCaacgtgtttctgtgtgtgcgtcactactgtgtgtgtgtatatgaatgtGAAACTTCCTCCCCGGCTGCAACtaccaattattttcattatcaactACTGTGaagatttttttcttgattgtcaataataatgtgaaatgtatacaatttcttgGAGCCCAAGTTGCCATGTTTAAATGTTCGTGTTTTGTTCAACCAACACTTCTACAATCTATTTATTATCAAGCAGACACAAAAGAGTAAAAATTCATATTTGAAAAGTTTGAATCAAAAAATGGTAGCTAATTATTGTTCTGTTGATCGATTAATCAAGTAATCGTTTCCGCCTTTGATTTGTGTAGGATGTTTTTACCACCCCTGGCATGAgtgctttcatttttttttttgtgatgaacATAGGGCTTTCACTATTTAAAGAAATAGAAAGTTCATCTAGGCATCATGCTAAATAAGTAATACATCATTGAGATTGATTACATTTGACAAATGTATCCCCTCAAGTTATTGCATTaactaaaaacaacttttgttgGTGTACCGTGGatgtttattttcttaaaactaTTTCTTTTCACGTTATTGTAATGTGACCCTGAGCTTTGGCACAGAAAGCAGCCCTGTGTGAATGTATGTGAAAGTGAATGCATGAATGATAGCAATAAAGCAAGtcataataattttttttttttttaactatgcCTCAAATTAACAGTAGTATATTATGTAATGATGACAACACTAAGACATGTATTAGGTTCATGTGAAACAATAAGATGACTtacaataaacaaaacaattaaaagcactgttattaaacacatttacacacaaaaatcaaaCTTTCAAATAGATTAAATTGCTTCTGACACAAATTCCAACAATTTCAAGTAACATTTGCAGTACCATGTACATTAGCTGTTACACACACCATTCTTTTCACACTACAGTGGCATTTATTATTTACTAATACCTTACAGTGCCAACAAATTCATATTCAAACAACTCCACAAAAAATAATCTGGTACAGTAAAATGCTCAAATATGGCACAAATGATGTCAGTAAATAATCAGTGCAGCACAATGTCTGACATGCAAACTCAAGTATGAATTTAcctaaactttaaaaacagcgCAACGAAAACTTTGGCAAAGGGGAACAGACATAAACAGTGACAATAAGAATGTAATAATATCCCTCTATGACATACACTGCCATCACTGTCTAATTCTCCCTCTTGATACTGTGAGGATTCAAACCTGGCAGGTGAAGAAGAGCAGCCACACTGCACATGATAACTGTCTGGCACTGCTCATGTCTGCAGGGTGGGTTGCGCTGCTTTCCCCTCCAATACTGGATCAGCCCTGCTGTCTGGCCTTCTCCGAGGGACctggacagacatgttttgtATCTGTGGAGGGAGAGTACGTAGAGCAGACATCTCCTCTGTGGCTCTGTATGCAGATGGGCTGGTGAAGCAATCTCACACCTCCTCCAGGTCTCTCTGTCCGTCTCTCCTTCTAGGGGAGAAAGAAGTTGATCCGCTGGGGTATGGACTTGCATCCCTGGGCTGAGAACAGTCTCTCTTCTTTAGGGACATACAGCATCGCCTTGGCCACTTCATCCAGCGTAGCTTCATCTGTCTCCAGACCTCGTGCTGCATAGGCGTCCCGTGCACAGAGCTTGACATGGCGGTACTCCAGAGGCAGAAATGGCACAAAGAAGTCGATCAAGTGGCCGGACATCAGCTCACTCTGAGCAAACCCACCTGGGGAAGAGAACCATGCAAAAAAACATTGCTTAGAAATCCCCAAACATAACTAAAAGCTCCAACaatcaatgttttatatttagctaGAAAAAACTTGCTTTAATGTGAGATAGTTTTTTAAACCACTGATCCCACCAATAATCAATACTCCAGTCTGCAGCTCTATACTTACAGCAAATGATCTTGGTCAAATAAAACAGTTGATTACTTTAACTCCCACCCACCACACATCTAAACTAGAATTACTGCCTTGCGGTTGTATGCTTCtgccaaccagtcaagttgcagtttacatccatgtttgtCCAGACTATTAATGTAGTAAAGACTTTTGAAGCATAAAAAGGTATTAAGTGTATTTCTTTTGACAAAACGTGGATGCTTCACAGATATCTTGAACACAGCGGAACAGAAAATCCACACAATCTAAACACCGTTTCAAGATTAGGGTCACCAATTCAAATGTCTCCCCTGCTCTTCCTGAGTATGGCGTTGAATAATGGCCAGAAAAGCAtttttgcagaacattatgatgtcacagtgagGTGGACCTTTTGGATTcaaaatgtcatcacttcatCATTTTATCCTATTAAACATTTGTGAAATGTTGTCATAATTAGCGTAGGAATTCTTGAGTTATGGCCAAACAAGCAATTTGTGAGGTCACAGTTGCCTTGACCTTTGACCAGCTAATCTGTTCATCCTTGAGTTCAACGGAAATTTGAAGAAATTTCTGGCAGGGGGTCCTGAGATATCACGCTCACAGAATTGGGACGTTCGGACAGATGTATGGGCTTTGCAGCTCACTCAGTACCACTTCCTGCTCAGGGTGAAATGGCAGAGGGCTGCTGAAGAGAGATGAAGACCTGCCAAGCGGCTGAGTAACGTAATGCCAGCCCTGCAGCATACCATGAGACTCCATAGTTTCAGCTCGCAGACGATGCTCCAAGTCTTCCATACCAATGTCCTCTCGATTTTGACCGGAGTGCCAGAAGTCCAGCGCTACATCATTGATCGTTGCTCCACCAATATTACTGTAGAGACAACAGGCATGTCAAAAACATGATGTAAAATATCTGCAGTTGTTGACGTTTATGGAGGATTAGATTAATTTTGGTTTAGTTGGATGCATCAGTGCAGAGATCACAGCATCACAGATTAGGGTTggcaaataatgaaaaaaataaataaattgcacaATATCTTCTTTGAATACTACTGAATAAACTTCCTATTTCAATAGAGATAGTTTTAAACACATTGCGGATGTTAGCAAATGCTAATTTAAGTTAGAAAAATGAGATCTGaacaaatgttatttaaaaaaataaagttaaataacTATACTGAACAGATTTTCAGACATGAGTAAttgaaaacatgaaagagccATAAAGAGGATTAATGGAGACACAGGAAGAAACATCATTCATCACAGATGAGCTGCCAGAGAGAGAGTACATTCTGAGTTTTTGGCCCAGCTTCAACAGACAGGCCGAGCCTGATGTATAAACCAacctgaggaagaggaagatggCTTTGCGGTAGCTTACGCCATCTACGTTGTCATAGTGATCCATGTAGGGTTTGATGGCATCGATGAGTCCGGGGTGAAGCTTCTCAGCCTCGTCAAAGATGAACAGAGTCTGAGGGCAGCGCAGCACCATGTCCCGGATCGCCTCTCTCAGCTGGCCCTGGGCACACAGAGGAAGACCAAAATCATTCAAATCTCTAGATCTACAGAAGAAAAAGAATG is part of the Perca flavescens isolate YP-PL-M2 chromosome 9, PFLA_1.0, whole genome shotgun sequence genome and harbors:
- the calr gene encoding calreticulin, whose translation is MTALSLLLMAVSAASVLAESTVFFREQFEDGEAWKSRWVESKHKSDYGNLVLSAGKFYGDAEKDKGLQTSQDARFYASSSRFDDFSNQGQPLVIQFTVKHEQSIDCGGGYVKLFPSGLNQEDMHGDSVYNIMFGPDICGPGTKKVHVIFNYKGKNHLINKDIRCKDDEYSHLYTLIVNPDNTYEVKIDNKKVESGNLEDDWDFLPPKKIKDPEAKKPEDWDDRERIPDPDDNKPEDWDKAENIPDPDAKKPDDWDEEMDGEWEPPMVANPEYKGEWKPREIDNPAYKGIWIHPEIDNPEYTADSEIYKYDSFGVIGLDLWQVKSGTIFDNFLITNNPNLAEEVGNDTWGKTKDAEKKMKESQEEEERKKREEDDHQKRDEAKEEDEEEEEEEKDEEQDEEEDEEEEEEGEEQEEEEEDDEGTDSKLKDEL